A stretch of Episyrphus balteatus chromosome 2, idEpiBalt1.1, whole genome shotgun sequence DNA encodes these proteins:
- the LOC129908147 gene encoding serine protease 3-like has protein sequence MVTAAHCTTGARTIEVRLGSINSDTPLRISWGYQNHLHPDFGTKHGDIALVKIQWVDFNANMAPASLPPLNGQHSLYVNDNAVATGWGNTDSNGSKTNRLKYIVTKVIEPQECANVYGSFAGDPQVICTRTQGGICSGDSGGPLVIENTRLLVGITSFVGAECGAGLPDGFTRITYYLGWIKDISGISW, from the exons ATGGTTACCGCAGCTCATTGCACTACTGG AGCTCGAACAATCGAGGTGCGATTGGGAAGTATTAACAGTGATACGCCCCTAAGAATTTCTTGGGGATATCAAAATCACCTTCACCCGGACTTTGGTACAAAACATGGTGATATAGCATTGGTTAAGATCCAATGGGTTGATTTTAATGCTAACATGGCACCAGCATCTTTGCCACCTTTAAATGGTCAACACTCGCTCTATGTAAATGACAATGCTGTTGCTACAGGATGGGGAAATACTGATAGTA ATGGCAGCAAAACAAATCGTCTCAAATACATTGTGACGAAAGTTATAGAACCTCAAGAATGTGCGAATGTTTATGGATCATTTGCTGGGGACCCTCAAGTAATTTGCACCCGAACACAGGGCGGAATATGTTCTGGTGACTCTGGTGGTCCATTGGTTATAGAAAACACCCGATTGTTAGTGGGTATTACTTCATTTGTGGGAGCTGAGTGTGGTGCAGGTCTTCCCGATGGATTTACAAGGATAACTTATTATTTGGGTTGGATAAAGGATATATCTGGCATATCTTGGTAA
- the LOC129908144 gene encoding neurotactin: protein MGELEEKETPPTEPQSHDHHPEAEEPKETDKMLESKITTSAIDDSSTVTTKRRSPTPEKEKKTPNGEEIINIPEAAAPGGGAADDNKTNNSSNDTENNKLNPVTKEGREVKPKKIPIGGIKMPGFFMKAKPRGDGDGAEGELLEKEPKETSPTVEEKPINKNDEKQRPGLGDRIRSFFVRKPKPSADDTAKSDLTAEAADENNGPPQKRGLLNAIKLPIANMIPKKKTDDDVELGNGPGTKAGLASMETLDDSLKDQDTVDKAPTKKDDDVSKAKGSQEIKTEKSEEEEEVISCFDRIRSYRCSVDDALITLGILLIVVMLIVIGYVLSSDSQTSPPLREGRYIDAVTGCGMVEGLKEDGAFAFRGIPYALPPIGENRFKPAQLIEGIDDCWNGTLKAHNATEVCSQMLSNSTLVGVEDCLTLDVITPHIRYDNPLPVVVLIGADSFTGGSPGILRPSARYARSHDIIFVRPNFRLGAFGFLALDVLTKGAYPRTSGNYALTDIVAALNWIKLNIAHFGGDPKSVTLFGHRAGATMVSALVTSRKIKDLYTRAWVTSGSAVYPGRGLMESERRNQDFLNQMQCSDINCLQEASVNQIWQATPDTWLHFPADLPGKDENATARHEWLVLDGNILQQHPADVWKEETTGKPKLVMGTTAHESHTDKLRMRHSNWTEEEVRAYIENTKIGALNLTDEAIRRYNATYQGLVAMISDIRTICPLLANARLQPTVPFYVATQGEGPDGLAKVDIDVQAILGRYEPLTVEQRRYVSSMQQLFYYYVSHGEVPQYKPGTRVLNMGQDPLSQDDYPNCNFWISHDIVPRYARID, encoded by the exons ATGGGCGAATTGGAAGAAAAAGAAACACCCCCAACAGAACCACAATCACACGATCATCATCCCGAAGCTGAAGAACCTAAAGAAACTGACAAAATGCTCGAATCAAAAATCACAACATCTGCAATAGATGACTCCTCAACGGTGACAACAAAACGAAGAAGTCCAACAccagaaaaagaaaagaaaacaccCAATGGCGAAGAAATAATCAATATACCCGAGGCAGCAGCACCAGGCGGAGGAGCAGCAGatgataacaaaacaaataattctTCCAATGACACcgaaaacaacaaattaaatcCAGTCACAAAAGAGGGACGAGAAGTCAAACCAAAGAAAATCCCCATCGGTGGTATTAAGATGCCAGGATTTTTTATGAAAGCTAAACCACGTGGTGATGGAGATGGCGCCGAGGGCGAGCTATTAGAAAAAGAGCCCAAGGAGACATCGCCAACGGTCGAAGAGAAACCCATCAACAAGAACGATGAGAAACAAAGACCCGGTTTGGGTGACAGGATTAGAAGTTTCTTTGTGCGAAAACCTAAGCCATCCGCTGATGATACAGCCAAAAGTG atttaaccGCCGAAGCAGCTGATGAAAATAATGGACCACCACAAAAGCGCGGACTATTGAATGCAATCAAACTCCCAATTGCCAATATGATTCCAAAGAAAAAGACTGACGACGATGTCGAACTTGGAAATGGTCCAGGCACCAAAGCTGGACTAGCTTCCATGGAGACATTAGATGATTCACTGAAGGACCAAGATACAGTCGATAAAGCGCCAACAAAAAAGGATGATGATGTTAGCAAAGCGAAGGGAAGTCAAGAGATTAAAACTGAG aaatCCGAAGAGGAAGAAGAAGTAATCTCATGCTTTGATCGTATTCGGTCATACCGTTGCTCTGTGGATGATGCTCTAATAACTCTGGGAATCCTTCTCATTGTGGTTATGCTCATCGTCATTGGCTATGTTCTGTCCAGTGATTCACAAACATCACCACCCCTAAGAGAAGGACGTTATATCGACGCTGTAACCGGATGTGGCATGGTTGAGGGCTTAAAAGAAGATGGAGCATTCGCATTCCGTGGAATTCCCTATGCACTGCCACCAATTGGTGAGAATCGATTTAAACCCGCCCAGCTTATTGAAGGAATCGACGATTGCTGGAATGGAACATTAAAAGCCCACAATGCCACAGAAGTGTGCTCTCAAATGCTCAGCAATTCCACCTTGGTCGGTGTAGAAGACTGTCTGACTTTGGATGTTATCACACCACACATTCGCTATGACAATCCTCTGCCAGTTGTTGTCCTCATTGGAGCTGATTCATTCACTGGAGGTTCACCAGGAATCCTTCGACCCTCTGCTAGATACGCCCGCTCACATGATATCATCTTTGTTCGACCAAACTTCCGTCTCGGAGCATTTGGTTTCTTAGCTCTGGATGTGCTCACGAAGGGTGCCTACCCAAGGACATCAGGAAATTATGCTCTCACTGACATTGTTGCTGCTCTAAATTGGATTAAACTGAATATTGCCCACTTTGGAGGTGATCCAAAATCTGTCACTCTATTCGGACATCGAGCTGGGGCAACAATGGTATCAGCTTTGGTAACATCACGTAAGATTAAAGATTTGTACACTCGTGCTTGGGTAACATCTGGTTCAGCGGTTTACCCTGGTCGTGGTCTTATGGAATCTGAACGACGCAATCAGGATTTCTTGAATCAAATGCAATGTTCTGATATAAATTGTCTGCAAGAGGCTTCTGTCAATCAAATTTGGCAAGCAACTCCAGACACCTGGTTGCATTTCCCCGCTGATCTCCCTGGCAAAGATGAGAATGCAACTGCCAGACATGAATGGTTGGTTCTTGATGGAAATATTCTCCAACAGCATCCAGCTGATGTATGGAAAGAAGAAACTActggtaaaccaaaacttgtcaTGGGAACCACAGCACATGAAAGCCACACAGACAAACTCCGCATGCGTCACAGCAACTGGACAGAAGAAGAAGTACGTGCTTACATTGAAAATACCAAAATTGGTGCCCTCAATCTTACTGATGAAGCCATCCGACGATACAACGCCACCTACCAAGGTCTAGTTGCAATGATCTCCGACATCCGAACAATTTGTCCACTGCTGGCAAATGCTCGCCTGCAGCCAACAGTGCCATTCTATGTGGCAACGCAGGGAGAAGGTCCCGATGGTCTTGCAAAGGTGGATATTGATGTGCAAGCTATTTTGGGTCGCTACGAGCCACTCACAGTCGAACAGAGAAGATATGTCTCGTCCATGCAACAGCTATTCTATTATTATGTCTCACATGGTGAGGTTCCACAATATAAGCCAGGAACACGAGTGCTGAATATGGGACAGGATCCACTCTCACAGGATGACTATCCCAATTGCAATTTCTGGATAAGCCACGATATAGTGCCGCGATATGCGCGAATCGATTAA
- the LOC129908145 gene encoding serine protease 3-like, whose protein sequence is MNFISITLLVVFAISVVVAHEYKEVQLEPNGKPFPGLKRGSRSEVIPSAGSNIEGRIVHGQYASAEQFPYHVGVMSGYGSNSYSWCGGTLIGNEWIITAAHCTSGAQTIEVRLGSINSETPLRISWGYQNHIHRDYATQHGDIALVKIQWVDFNVNMAPAALPPLNGQHSLYVNDNVVATGWGATDNNGGKGNHLKYIVTKVIEPQECANVYGSFAGDPQIICTRTQGGTCSGDSGGPLVLENTRLLVGVTTFVAAGACGAGFPDGFSRVTYYLGWIKDISGISW, encoded by the exons ATGAACTTCATCAGCATAACACTTTTAGTTGTTTTCGCAATATCGGTTGTTGTTGCTCATGAGTACAAAGAAGTTCAACTTGAACCTAATGGCAAGCCATTTCCTGGTCTAAAAAGAGGATCTCGAAGTGAAGTTATACCTAGCGCAGGTTCTAATATTGAAGGCCGTATAGTTCACGGACAATATGCCTCGGCAGAACAGTTCCCATATCATGTTGGTGTGATGTCTGGATACGGAAGTAATTCTTATAGCTGGTGTGGAGGAACCCTTATTGGAAATGAATGGATAATTACCGCAGCTCATTGTACTTCTGG AGCTCAAACAATCGAAGTAAGATTGGGAAGTATTAACAGTGAAACACCCCTAAGAATTTCTTGGGGATATCAAAATCACATTCACCGTGACTATGCTACACAACATGGTGATATAGCATTGGTTAAGATCCAATGGGTTGATTTTAATGTTAACATGGCACCAGCAGCTTTGCCACCTTTAAATGGTCAACACTCGCTCTATGTAAATGACAATGTTGTTGCTACAGGATGGGGAGCTACCGATAATA ATGGCGGTaaaggaaatcatcttaaatacATTGTGACGAAAGTTATAGAACCTCAAGAATGTGCAAATGTTTATGGATCTTTTGCTGGGGACCCTCAAATAATTTGCACCCGAACACAGGGCGGAACATGTTCTGGTGACTCGGGAGGTCCATTGGTTTTAGAAAACACTCGACTATTGGTAGGTGTTACTACATTTGTGGCAGCTGGCGCTTGTGGTGCAGGTTTTCCCGATGGGTTTTCAAGGGTAACTTATTATTTGGGTTGGATTAAGGATATTTCTGGCATATCTTGGTAA